From Hydra vulgaris chromosome 15, alternate assembly HydraT2T_AEP, one genomic window encodes:
- the LOC136092358 gene encoding uncharacterized protein LOC136092358: protein MYISRKPDSFTLITSQWRAWSNNVNKMLVDVFTSEEAFAYVKNNIKENADESIRNLIKELGYHPFAITQAIKYINIHKISIEKYVDRYRSKPEILDNNFPTEEEPKSAIKAINVVLTKLEKSKPFPFKILNCLSHCDYQNISKQFIIQISKQMEINEEHVIDEAVGLLMSYSLLNFDDNKYSMHELTQLTCRCFQNRNSTTNTYLSLIENLFIFELNEVKDHVDYGNYFVFHFIYMFRTNGIKILKTFHNMTTSVNKLLVCKGLFEEAIEILKSIQSFNTETYGENNEFTLDTKHNIANCLSDMGKYNEALEIYYSVDKIRAEILGINHPNTMTTKHNIASCLNAMGKYNEALEIYYSVDKIQTEILGINHPDTMRTKHNIASCLNAMGKYNEALEIYYSVDKIQTEILGINHPETMLTKHNIASCLKAMGKYNEALEIYYSVDKIQTEILGINHPETMLTKNNIANCLYFMGKYNEALEIYYSVDKIQTEILGINHPYTMSTKHNIASCLYAMGKYNEALEIYYSVDKIQTEILGINHPDTMRTKHNIASCLNAMGKYNEALEIYYSVDKIQTEILGINHPDTMRTKHNIASCLNAMGKYNEALEIYYSVDKIQTEILGINHPDTMRTKHNIASCLNAMGKYNEALEIYYSVDKIQTEILGINHPDTMRTKHNIASCLNAVGKYNEALEIYYSVDKIQTEILGINHPDTMRTKHNIASCLNAMGKYNEALEIYYSVDKILTEILGINHPDTMTTKNNIAICLKNMGKYNEALEIYYSVNKIQTEILGINHPDTMTTKHNIASCLNAMGKYNEALEIYYSVDKIRAEILGINHPDTMTTKNNIAICLKNMGKYNEALEIYYSVNKIQTEILGINHPDTMTTKNNIANCLNDMGKYNEALEIYYSVEKIRTEILGINHPYTMSTKNNIASCLNDMGKYNEALEIYYSVDKIQTEILGINHPNTMGTKNNIANCLKNKEKQQTS, encoded by the coding sequence ATGTATATTTCAAGAAAACCGGATTCATTTACGTTGATTACCTCCCAATGGAGAGCGTGGTCGAATAACGTAAACAAAATGCTAGTTGATGTTTTTACTTCAGAAGAAGCATTcgcttatgtaaaaaataatattaaagaaaacgCCGATGAAAGTATAAGAAACCTAATTAAAGAACTTGGTTATCATCCGTTCGCTATTACTCaggcaataaaatatataaatattcataaaatttcGATAGAAAAATACGTAGATCGATATAGATCGAAACCAGAAATATTAGACAATAACTTTCCAACCGAAGAAGAACCAAAGTCTGCAATAAAAGCAATTAACgtagttttaacaaaattagaaaaaagtaaaccttttccatttaaaatattaaactgtttatcTCATTGCGACTATCAAAACATAAGTAAACAGTTTATAATccaaatttcaaaacaaatggaAATAAACGAAGAACATGTAATAGATGAAGCCGTTGGGTTACTAATGAgttattctttactaaattttgatgataacaAATATTCAATGCACGAACTGACACAGCTGACGTGTAGATGTTTTCAAAATAGAAACTCAACGACAAATACGTATCttagtttaattgaaaatttatttatatttgaattgaATGAAGTAAAAGATCACGTGGATTACggaaactattttgttttccattttatCTATATGTTTCGCACTAatggaataaaaattttaaaaacattccatAATATGACGACATCTGTTAACAAATTATTAGTATGTAAAGGTTTATTTGAAGAAGCAAtcgaaatattaaaaagtattcaaagtTTTAATACAGAAACTTATGGCGAAAATAATGAATTTACGCTTgatacaaaacataatatcgcaaactgtttgagcgatatgggaaaatataacgaagctttagaaatttattattctgttgataaaatacgagctgaaattttaggtatcaaccatccaaatacaatgacaacaaaacataatatcgcaagctgtttgaacgctatgggaaaatataacgaagctttagaaatttattattctgttgataaaatacaaactgaaattttaggtatcaaccatccagatacaatgagaacaaaacataatatcgcaagctgtttgaacgctatgggaaaatataacgaagctttagaaatttattattctgttgataaaatacaaactgaaattttaggtatcaaccatccagaaacaatgttaacaaaacataatatcgcaagctgtttgaaagctatgggaaaatataatgaagctttagaaatttattattctgttgataaaatacaaactgaaattttaggtatcaaccatccagaaacaatgttaacaaaaaataatatcgcaaactgtttgtactttatgggaaaatataacgaagctttagaaatttattattctgttgataaaatacaaactgaaattttaggtatcaaccatccgtaTACAATgtcaacaaaacataatatcgcaagctgtttgtacgctatgggaaaatataacgaagctttagaaatttattattctgttgataaaatacaaactgaaattttaggtatcaaccatccagatacaatgagaacaaaacataatatcgcaagctgtttgaacgctatgggaaaatataacgaagctttagaaatttattattctgttgataaaatacaaactgaaatattaggtatcaaccatccagatacaatgagaacaaaacataatatcgcaagctgtttgaacgctatgggaaaatataacgaagctttagaaatttattattctgttgataaaatacaaactgaaattttaggtatcaaccatccagatacaatgagaacaaaacataatatcgcaagcTGTTTAAAcgctatgggaaaatataacgaagctttagaaatttattattctgttgataaaatacaaactgaaattttaggtatcaaccatccagatacaatgagaacaaaacataatatcgcaagcTGTTTGAACGCtgtgggaaaatataacgaagctttagaaatttattattctgttgataaaatacaaactgaaattttaggtatcaaccatccagatacaatgagaacaaaacataatatcgcaagcTGTTTAAAcgctatgggaaaatataacgaagctttagaaatttattattctgttgataaaatactaactgaaattttaggtatcaaccatccagatacaatgacaacaaaaaataatatcgcaatctgtttgaagaatatgggaaaatataacgaagctttagaaatttattattctgttaataaaatacaaactgaaattttaggtatcaaccatccagatacaatgacaacaaaacataatatcgcaagcTGTTTAAAcgctatgggaaaatataacgaagctttagaaatttattattctgttgataaaatacgagctgaaattttaggtatcaaccatccagatacaatgacaacaaaaaataatatcgcaatctgtttgaagaatatgggaaaatataacgaagctttagaaatttattattctgttaataaaatacaaactgaaattttaggtatcaaccatccagatacaatgacaacaaaaaataatatcgcaaactgtttgaacgatatgggaaaatataacgaagctttagaaatttattattctgttgagaaaatacgaactgaaattttaggtatcaaccatccatatacaatgtcaacaaaaaataatatcgcaagcTGTTTGAACGacatgggaaaatataacgaagctttagaaatttattattctgttgataaaatacaaactgaaattttaggtatcaaccatccaaaTACAATGggaactaaaaataatatcgcaaactgtttgaaaaataaagaaaaacagcaaacaagttga